The Coffea arabica cultivar ET-39 chromosome 1e, Coffea Arabica ET-39 HiFi, whole genome shotgun sequence genome has a window encoding:
- the LOC113715318 gene encoding myosin-11 isoform X5 yields MMLMIILQQGEPWISLALAKKSRVVAAILHLGNIEFAKGKEIDSSILKDEKSKFHLQTTAELLMCDPVALEDALLKRVMVTPEEVIKRSLDPDGATVSRDGLAKTTYSRLFDWLVDKINVSIGQDPNSKSLIGVLDIYGFESFKLNSFEQFCINFTNEKLQQHFNQHVFKMEQEEYTKEEIDWSYIEFVDNQDVLDLIEKKPGGIIALLDEACMFPKSTHETFSQKLYQTFKSHKRFVKPKLSRTDFTIAHYAGEVQYQSEQFLDKNKDYVVPEHQDLLVASKCSFVAGLFPPLPEETTKSSNKSSKFSSIGSRFKLQLQQLMETLNSTEPHYIRCVKPNNLLKPAVFENANIMQQLRCGGVLEAIRISCAGYPTRRTFYEFLLRFGLLAPEFLEGNTDERIACKKILEKLNLAGYQIGKTKVFLRAGQMAELDARRAQKLNNAAKTIQRKTRTHIARKHFLALQEAAVCIQSVCRGRLACKVYDGIKKEAASLKIQANLRRHLARRKYTNIKLAGVVLQTGMRSMAARKEFRYSRQTTAATLLQANWRGHRAFSYYKKLIRAAIITQCRWRGRVARRELRKLKMAARETGALQQAKDKLEKQVEDLTWRLQLEKRLRTDLEEAKGQEIAKLQQSLQDMQSKVDESNALLIKEREAAQKAIEEASSIVRETPVPVEDTKKIDALTAEVENLKTLLQSETQRADDSERRCAEALQSSEDKRQKLEETNKRVHQLQESLNRLEEKLSNLESENKVLRQQALAMAQSNKLLSSRSRSIMQRTESTKTNVDLHSASMNARDSSEAEGRPQKSLNEKQQEYQDLLLRCVAQHLGFSKGRPVAACIIYKCLRQWHSFEAERTSIFDKIIQTIGHAIEKTQDNNDVLAYWLSNASTLLLLLQRTLKAGGTTGVTTQHRRSPSATLFGRMTQSFRGTPQDVNLSLIDGDLARRVDILRQVEAKYPALLFKQQLTAYVEKIYGMIRDNLKKEISPVLGLCIQAPRLSRATLLKGTARMLANAAAQEILIAHWQGIVKSLGNFLNILKANHVPPFLVRKIFTQIFSFINVQLFNSLLLRRECCSFSNGEYVKAGLAELEHWCYNATDEYAGSSWDELKHIRQAIGFLVIHQKPKKTLDEISHDLCPVLSIQQLYRISTMYWDDKYGTHSLSPDVISNMRVLMTEDSNNAVSSSFLLDDDSSIPFSVDDLSKSMDQIDVLDIEPPSLIRENSGFSFLLPATS; encoded by the exons ATGATGCTCATGATTATCTTGCAACAAGGAGAGCCATGGATATCGTTGGCATTAGCCAAAAAGAGCAG AGTTGTGGCTGCTATTCTCCATCTTGGTAATATTGAATTTGCGAAGGGTAAAGAAATTGATTCATCGATCCTCAAGGATGAAAAGTCTAAGTTCCATCTGCAAACAACAGCAGAGCTACTTAT GTGTGATCCTGTTGCACTGGAAGATGCACTATTGAAGCGTGTGATGGTAACCCCTGAAGAAGTTATCAAAAGAAGTCTTGATCCAGATGGTGCAACAGTTAGTAGGGATGGTTTAGCAAAGACTACATATTCCCGTTTGTTTGATTG GTTGGTGGACAAGATTAATGTCTCTATTGGACAAGATCCTAATTCAAAATCCCTTATTGGAGTTCTTGACATCTATGGTTTTGAAAGCTTTAAACTTAATAG TTTTGAACAGTTCTGTATTaatttcacaaatgaaaagctgcAACAACATTTTAACCAG CACGTGTTTAAGATGGAGCAAGAAGAATacacaaaagaagaaattgattGGAGTTACATCGAATTTGTTGATAACCAAGATGTCTTGGATCTTATTGAAAAG AAACCAGGAGGTATTATTGCTCTCCTTGATGAAGCCTg TATGTTTCCCAAGTCAACTCATGAAACGTTTTCTCAAAAGCTTTATCAGACATTCAAATCCCACAAACGCTTCGTCAAACCAAAGTTGTCACGTACGGATTTCACAATTGCTCATTATGCTGGCGAG GTCCAGTATCAATctgagcaatttttggataaGAACAAAGACTATGTTGTCCCTGAACATCAAGATCTGTTGGTTGCTTCCAAATGCTCTTTCGTAGCTGGGCTTTTTCCCCCACTTCCTGAAGAAACTACTAAATCTTCGAACAAATCTTCCAAGTTCTCATCCATTGGTTCTCGTTTTAAG TTACAACTTCAACAGCTGATGGAAACATTGAACTCTACTGAACCTCACTACATTAGATGTGTTAAACCTAACAATCTTCTGAAACCAGCTGTTTTTGAAAATGCCAACATCATGCAGCAACTGCGTTGTGGT GGTGTTCTAGAGGCAATCAGAATCAGTTGTGCTGGATACCCTACACGTAGGACATTCTATGAATTTCTACTTCGGTTTGGTCTTCTAGCACCAGAGTTCTTGGAAGGGAA TACTGATGAAAGGATTGCCTGCAAAAAGATTTTGGAGAAGTTGAATCTGGCAGGATATCAG ATAGGAAAAACGAAGGTTTTCTTAAGAGCTGGTCAAATGGCTGAACTAGATGCACGAAGAGCTCAAAAGCTGAACAATGCAGCTAAGACAATCCAAAGGAAGACTAGAACTCATATTGCTCGGAAGCATTTTCTTGCTTTGCAGGAGGCTGCAGTTTGTATACAATCTGTTTGTCGAG GAAGGCTTGCTTGTAAAGTATATGATGGTATTAAAAAGGAGGCAGCTTCACTTAAAATCCAGGCAAACTTGCGTCGTCATCTGGCCCGGAGGAAGTACACAAACATAAAGCTGGCAGGAGTTGTACTGCAGACAGGAATGAGATCAATGGCTGCACGAAAGGAATTCAGATATAGCAGGCAAACCACGGCAGCAACTCTTTTGCAG GCCAATTGGCGTGGTCATAGAGCCTTCTCATACTATAAGAAACTTATAAGAGCAGCCATTATAACACAATGCAGATGGAGGGGAAGGGTGGCTAGAAGAGAACTCCGAAAATTGAAGATG GCTGCAAGAGAAACAGGGGCTCTGCAACAAGCAAAGGATAAGCTTGAAAAACAGGTGGAAGACCTTACCTGGCGATTGCAGTTGGAGAAACGTTTAAGG ACTGACTTGGAAGAGGCAAAAGGCCAGGAAATAGCAAAGTTACAGCAATCGTTGCAAGATATGCAAAGCAAAGTGGATGAATCTAATGCATTGCTCATCAAGGAACGTGAGGCTGCTCAGAAGGCAATTGAAGAAGCCTCTTCAATTGTTAGAGAAACACCTGTTCCTGTTGAAGATACTAAAAAGATTGATGCTTTAACTGCAGAAGTTGAAAATTTGAAG ACTTTGCTACAATCTGAAACCCAAAGAGCCGATGATTCTGAAAGGAGATGTGCGGAAGCTTTGCAGTCAAGTGAAGACAAGCGTCAGAAATTAGAAGAAACCAATAAAAGAGTTCATCAACTTCAGGAATCTTTGAACAG GCTTGAAGAGAAACTTTCCAACTTGGAATCAGAAAACAAAGTTCTTCGCCAGCAGGCCCTTGCAATGGCACAAAGTAATAAGTTGCTATCCAGCCGCTCAAGGTCAATTATGCAG AGGACTGAAAGTACAAAAACCAATGTC GACCTACATAGTGCTTCAATGAATGCAAGGGATTCTTCAGAGGCAGAGGGAAGACCTCAGAAATCGCTTAATGAGAAGCAACAGGAGTATCAGGACTTGCTCCTTCGCTGTGTTGCGCAGCATCTAGGCTTCTCTAAGGGTAGACCAGTTGCTGCCTGCATCATATACAAATGCCTTAGACAGTGGCATTCATTTGAAGCTGAGAGGACAAGtatttttgacaaaataatCCAGACCATCGGCCATGCTATTGAG AAGACTCAGGACAATAATGATGTCTTAGCCTATTGGCTATCCAATGCTTCAACATTGTTGCTGCTGTTGCAACGCACACTGAAAGCTGGTGGCACTACCGGGGTGACTACTCAACACCGGCGATCACCATCAGCAACTCTGTTTGGGAGAATGACACAG AGTTTCCGGGGAACTCCTCAAGATGTCAACCTTTCTCTGATTGATGGTGATTTGGCTCGTAGAGTGGATATTCTACGCCAGGTTGAAGCAAAATACCCTGCGTTGCTTTTTAAACAGCAACTTACAGCTTATGTGGAGAAAATTTATGGAATGATCCGTGATAATTTAAAGAAAGAGATTTCTCCGGTGCTTGGGTTGTGCATTCAG GCACCAAGACTATCCAGAGCAACCTTGCTTAAGGGGACAGCACGCATGCTTGCTAATGCTGCTGCTCAGGAGATCTTAATTGCTCATTGGCAAGGCATTGTGAAGAGCCTAGGAAACtttttaaatatcttaaaagcTAATCAC GTGCCTCCCTTTCTGGTGCGCAAGATTTTCAcccaaattttttctttcatcaATGTGCAACTCTTCAACAG CCTCTTGCTGAGACGAGAATGTTGCTCGTTTAGTAATGGAGAATATGTGAAGGCTGGGTTGGCTGAGCTGGAGCACTGGTGCTATAATGCTACTGATGAG TATGCTGGTTCATCCTGGGACGAGCTTAAGCATATAAGACAAGCGATTGGGTTTCTG GTTATACATCAAAAGCCCAAGAAGACGCTAGATGAAATAAGTCATGATCTATGCCCT GTGCTTAGCATTCAACAGCTCTACAGGATCAGCACAATGTACTGGGATGACAAATATGGCACGCATAGTCTTTCCCCAGAT GTTATATCCAACATGAGGGTGTTAATGACGGAAGACTCCAATAATGCTGTAAGCAGTTCTTTCCTGCTGGATGATGATTCAAG CATTCCATTCTCTGTTGATGACCTCTCCAAGTCAATGGATCAGATTGATGTTTTAGACATTGAACCACCCTCACTTATTCGTGAAAATTCAGGGTTCAGCTTCTTACTGCCTGCCACGTCCTGA
- the LOC113715318 gene encoding myosin-11 isoform X1 codes for MGTPVNIIVGSHVWVEDPSVAWIDGQVTKINGNEVEIQLSDGRTVVEKLSKIYPKDEEAPAGGVDDMTKLSYLHEPGVLQNIAARYQLNEIYTYTGSILIAINPFQRLPHIYDSSMMEQYKGAPFGELSPHVFAIADVAYRAMINEGKSNSILVSGESGAGKTETTKMLMRYLAFLGGRKGTEGRTVEQQVLESNPVLEAFGNAKTVRNNNSSRFGKFVEIQFNKNGRISGAAIRTYLLERSRVCQVSDPERNYHCFYLLCAAPQEEIEKYKLGNPKTFHYLNQSNCYELVGVNDAHDYLATRRAMDIVGISQKEQDAIFRVVAAILHLGNIEFAKGKEIDSSILKDEKSKFHLQTTAELLMCDPVALEDALLKRVMVTPEEVIKRSLDPDGATVSRDGLAKTTYSRLFDWLVDKINVSIGQDPNSKSLIGVLDIYGFESFKLNSFEQFCINFTNEKLQQHFNQHVFKMEQEEYTKEEIDWSYIEFVDNQDVLDLIEKKPGGIIALLDEACMFPKSTHETFSQKLYQTFKSHKRFVKPKLSRTDFTIAHYAGEVQYQSEQFLDKNKDYVVPEHQDLLVASKCSFVAGLFPPLPEETTKSSNKSSKFSSIGSRFKLQLQQLMETLNSTEPHYIRCVKPNNLLKPAVFENANIMQQLRCGGVLEAIRISCAGYPTRRTFYEFLLRFGLLAPEFLEGNTDERIACKKILEKLNLAGYQIGKTKVFLRAGQMAELDARRAQKLNNAAKTIQRKTRTHIARKHFLALQEAAVCIQSVCRGRLACKVYDGIKKEAASLKIQANLRRHLARRKYTNIKLAGVVLQTGMRSMAARKEFRYSRQTTAATLLQANWRGHRAFSYYKKLIRAAIITQCRWRGRVARRELRKLKMAARETGALQQAKDKLEKQVEDLTWRLQLEKRLRTDLEEAKGQEIAKLQQSLQDMQSKVDESNALLIKEREAAQKAIEEASSIVRETPVPVEDTKKIDALTAEVENLKTLLQSETQRADDSERRCAEALQSSEDKRQKLEETNKRVHQLQESLNRLEEKLSNLESENKVLRQQALAMAQSNKLLSSRSRSIMQRTESTKTNVDLHSASMNARDSSEAEGRPQKSLNEKQQEYQDLLLRCVAQHLGFSKGRPVAACIIYKCLRQWHSFEAERTSIFDKIIQTIGHAIEKTQDNNDVLAYWLSNASTLLLLLQRTLKAGGTTGVTTQHRRSPSATLFGRMTQSFRGTPQDVNLSLIDGDLARRVDILRQVEAKYPALLFKQQLTAYVEKIYGMIRDNLKKEISPVLGLCIQAPRLSRATLLKGTARMLANAAAQEILIAHWQGIVKSLGNFLNILKANHVPPFLVRKIFTQIFSFINVQLFNSLLLRRECCSFSNGEYVKAGLAELEHWCYNATDEYAGSSWDELKHIRQAIGFLVIHQKPKKTLDEISHDLCPVLSIQQLYRISTMYWDDKYGTHSLSPDVISNMRVLMTEDSNNAVSSSFLLDDDSSIPFSVDDLSKSMDQIDVLDIEPPSLIRENSGFSFLLPATS; via the exons CGAAATTATCATATTTGCATGAGCCTGGAGTACTGCAGAACATAGCTGCAAGATATCAACTCAATGAAATCTAT ACTTACACTGGAAGTATTCTTATCGCCATTAATCCATTCCAAAGACTACCTCATATATATGATTCCAGCATGATGGAACAATATAAGGGAGCTCCATTTGGGGAATTAAGCCCTCATGTTTTTGCAATTGCAGATGTTGCCTATAG GGCAATGATTAATGAAGGAAAGAGTAATTCTATTCTGGTCAGTGGTGAAAGTGGAGCTGGTAAGactgaaacaaccaaaatgctTATGCGATATCTTGCCTTTCTGGGTGGACGTAAAGGCACTGAAGGAAGGACTGTGGAACAACAGGTTTTAGAG TCAAACCCAGTCCTTGAAGCTTTTGGTAATGCAAAAACTGTTAGGAACAACAATTCCAG CcgttttggtaaatttgttgAGATACAATTTAACAAGAATGGAAGAATATCAGGAGCTGCAATTAGAACATATCTTCTTGAGAGATCTCGTGTTTGCCAAGTTTCAGATCCAGAACGCAACTATCACTGTTTCTACCTCCTTTGTGCAGCACCACAGGAG GAAATTGAGAAATATAAGTTGGGGAATCCCAAAACATTTCACTATCTTAATCAATCAAATTGCTATGAATTAGTTGGCGTTAATGATGCTCATGATTATCTTGCAACAAGGAGAGCCATGGATATCGTTGGCATTAGCCAAAAAGAGCAG gaTGCAATTTTCAGAGTTGTGGCTGCTATTCTCCATCTTGGTAATATTGAATTTGCGAAGGGTAAAGAAATTGATTCATCGATCCTCAAGGATGAAAAGTCTAAGTTCCATCTGCAAACAACAGCAGAGCTACTTAT GTGTGATCCTGTTGCACTGGAAGATGCACTATTGAAGCGTGTGATGGTAACCCCTGAAGAAGTTATCAAAAGAAGTCTTGATCCAGATGGTGCAACAGTTAGTAGGGATGGTTTAGCAAAGACTACATATTCCCGTTTGTTTGATTG GTTGGTGGACAAGATTAATGTCTCTATTGGACAAGATCCTAATTCAAAATCCCTTATTGGAGTTCTTGACATCTATGGTTTTGAAAGCTTTAAACTTAATAG TTTTGAACAGTTCTGTATTaatttcacaaatgaaaagctgcAACAACATTTTAACCAG CACGTGTTTAAGATGGAGCAAGAAGAATacacaaaagaagaaattgattGGAGTTACATCGAATTTGTTGATAACCAAGATGTCTTGGATCTTATTGAAAAG AAACCAGGAGGTATTATTGCTCTCCTTGATGAAGCCTg TATGTTTCCCAAGTCAACTCATGAAACGTTTTCTCAAAAGCTTTATCAGACATTCAAATCCCACAAACGCTTCGTCAAACCAAAGTTGTCACGTACGGATTTCACAATTGCTCATTATGCTGGCGAG GTCCAGTATCAATctgagcaatttttggataaGAACAAAGACTATGTTGTCCCTGAACATCAAGATCTGTTGGTTGCTTCCAAATGCTCTTTCGTAGCTGGGCTTTTTCCCCCACTTCCTGAAGAAACTACTAAATCTTCGAACAAATCTTCCAAGTTCTCATCCATTGGTTCTCGTTTTAAG TTACAACTTCAACAGCTGATGGAAACATTGAACTCTACTGAACCTCACTACATTAGATGTGTTAAACCTAACAATCTTCTGAAACCAGCTGTTTTTGAAAATGCCAACATCATGCAGCAACTGCGTTGTGGT GGTGTTCTAGAGGCAATCAGAATCAGTTGTGCTGGATACCCTACACGTAGGACATTCTATGAATTTCTACTTCGGTTTGGTCTTCTAGCACCAGAGTTCTTGGAAGGGAA TACTGATGAAAGGATTGCCTGCAAAAAGATTTTGGAGAAGTTGAATCTGGCAGGATATCAG ATAGGAAAAACGAAGGTTTTCTTAAGAGCTGGTCAAATGGCTGAACTAGATGCACGAAGAGCTCAAAAGCTGAACAATGCAGCTAAGACAATCCAAAGGAAGACTAGAACTCATATTGCTCGGAAGCATTTTCTTGCTTTGCAGGAGGCTGCAGTTTGTATACAATCTGTTTGTCGAG GAAGGCTTGCTTGTAAAGTATATGATGGTATTAAAAAGGAGGCAGCTTCACTTAAAATCCAGGCAAACTTGCGTCGTCATCTGGCCCGGAGGAAGTACACAAACATAAAGCTGGCAGGAGTTGTACTGCAGACAGGAATGAGATCAATGGCTGCACGAAAGGAATTCAGATATAGCAGGCAAACCACGGCAGCAACTCTTTTGCAG GCCAATTGGCGTGGTCATAGAGCCTTCTCATACTATAAGAAACTTATAAGAGCAGCCATTATAACACAATGCAGATGGAGGGGAAGGGTGGCTAGAAGAGAACTCCGAAAATTGAAGATG GCTGCAAGAGAAACAGGGGCTCTGCAACAAGCAAAGGATAAGCTTGAAAAACAGGTGGAAGACCTTACCTGGCGATTGCAGTTGGAGAAACGTTTAAGG ACTGACTTGGAAGAGGCAAAAGGCCAGGAAATAGCAAAGTTACAGCAATCGTTGCAAGATATGCAAAGCAAAGTGGATGAATCTAATGCATTGCTCATCAAGGAACGTGAGGCTGCTCAGAAGGCAATTGAAGAAGCCTCTTCAATTGTTAGAGAAACACCTGTTCCTGTTGAAGATACTAAAAAGATTGATGCTTTAACTGCAGAAGTTGAAAATTTGAAG ACTTTGCTACAATCTGAAACCCAAAGAGCCGATGATTCTGAAAGGAGATGTGCGGAAGCTTTGCAGTCAAGTGAAGACAAGCGTCAGAAATTAGAAGAAACCAATAAAAGAGTTCATCAACTTCAGGAATCTTTGAACAG GCTTGAAGAGAAACTTTCCAACTTGGAATCAGAAAACAAAGTTCTTCGCCAGCAGGCCCTTGCAATGGCACAAAGTAATAAGTTGCTATCCAGCCGCTCAAGGTCAATTATGCAG AGGACTGAAAGTACAAAAACCAATGTC GACCTACATAGTGCTTCAATGAATGCAAGGGATTCTTCAGAGGCAGAGGGAAGACCTCAGAAATCGCTTAATGAGAAGCAACAGGAGTATCAGGACTTGCTCCTTCGCTGTGTTGCGCAGCATCTAGGCTTCTCTAAGGGTAGACCAGTTGCTGCCTGCATCATATACAAATGCCTTAGACAGTGGCATTCATTTGAAGCTGAGAGGACAAGtatttttgacaaaataatCCAGACCATCGGCCATGCTATTGAG AAGACTCAGGACAATAATGATGTCTTAGCCTATTGGCTATCCAATGCTTCAACATTGTTGCTGCTGTTGCAACGCACACTGAAAGCTGGTGGCACTACCGGGGTGACTACTCAACACCGGCGATCACCATCAGCAACTCTGTTTGGGAGAATGACACAG AGTTTCCGGGGAACTCCTCAAGATGTCAACCTTTCTCTGATTGATGGTGATTTGGCTCGTAGAGTGGATATTCTACGCCAGGTTGAAGCAAAATACCCTGCGTTGCTTTTTAAACAGCAACTTACAGCTTATGTGGAGAAAATTTATGGAATGATCCGTGATAATTTAAAGAAAGAGATTTCTCCGGTGCTTGGGTTGTGCATTCAG GCACCAAGACTATCCAGAGCAACCTTGCTTAAGGGGACAGCACGCATGCTTGCTAATGCTGCTGCTCAGGAGATCTTAATTGCTCATTGGCAAGGCATTGTGAAGAGCCTAGGAAACtttttaaatatcttaaaagcTAATCAC GTGCCTCCCTTTCTGGTGCGCAAGATTTTCAcccaaattttttctttcatcaATGTGCAACTCTTCAACAG CCTCTTGCTGAGACGAGAATGTTGCTCGTTTAGTAATGGAGAATATGTGAAGGCTGGGTTGGCTGAGCTGGAGCACTGGTGCTATAATGCTACTGATGAG TATGCTGGTTCATCCTGGGACGAGCTTAAGCATATAAGACAAGCGATTGGGTTTCTG GTTATACATCAAAAGCCCAAGAAGACGCTAGATGAAATAAGTCATGATCTATGCCCT GTGCTTAGCATTCAACAGCTCTACAGGATCAGCACAATGTACTGGGATGACAAATATGGCACGCATAGTCTTTCCCCAGAT GTTATATCCAACATGAGGGTGTTAATGACGGAAGACTCCAATAATGCTGTAAGCAGTTCTTTCCTGCTGGATGATGATTCAAG CATTCCATTCTCTGTTGATGACCTCTCCAAGTCAATGGATCAGATTGATGTTTTAGACATTGAACCACCCTCACTTATTCGTGAAAATTCAGGGTTCAGCTTCTTACTGCCTGCCACGTCCTGA